A single window of Gossypium arboreum isolate Shixiya-1 chromosome 13, ASM2569848v2, whole genome shotgun sequence DNA harbors:
- the LOC108461770 gene encoding uncharacterized protein LOC108461770 isoform X5, with the protein MANPRRNSYSTNQSVDGSFQSQTQSSSSLSSLKHLLKKPHALPFLLLLLLLLTWVSLRLQYSSRFRHQQLGQDGHGDDDSKANLVRFKSGLPSAIAKDKRGWLLDPVSLALQFGVRGGAVSCSQVHIGEIRRGGIRGNHRHYSCNETFVIWGAKTKFRLENNQMDGRGYAEVTIGEDEVVVAASPSGTAHALVNVDTFRNTYFVGCQDDAEVFWWMLSSFVRLLFLPPLPLLLYM; encoded by the exons ATGGCAAACCCTAGGCGAAATTCCTACTCTACCAACCAAAGCGTGGACGGCTCATTTCAGTCTCAGACCCAAAGCTCGTCTTCACTCTCATCTTTGAAGCACTTACTGAAAAAACCCCATGCATTACCTTTTCTTCTATTGTTGCTGCTGTTGCTGACATGGGTTTCACTCAGATTGCAGTATTCTTCTCGTTTTCGGCATCAGCAATTGGGCCAAGATGGTCATGGCGATGACGATTCTAAGGCCAATCTTGTGAGATTCAAATCTGGGCTACCCTCAGCTATTGCCAAGGACAAGCGTGGCTGGCTGCTCGACCCCGTCTCTCTTGCGCTTCAGTTTGGCGTCAGAG GTGGAGCCGTGTCTTGTTCTCAAGTACACATTGGTGAAATTCGACGTGGTGGTATTAGGGGAAATCACAGACACTATTCCTGTAATGAAACATTTGTCATTTGGGGGGCGAAGACAAAATTCAGG TTGGAAAATAATCAGATGGATGGTAGAGGTTATGCTGAAGTGACAATTGGGGAAGACGAAGTAGTTGTTGCAGCTAGCCCCAGTGGAACAGCCCATGCTCTAGTAAATGTAGACACCTTCCGCAACACATACTTTGTGGGTTGCCAAGATG ATGCAGAAGTATTTTGGTGGATGCTATCTTCATTTGTTCGATTATTGTTTCTTCCTCCACTTCCAttattgttatatatgtaa
- the LOC108461770 gene encoding uncharacterized protein LOC108461770 isoform X4, which yields MANPRRNSYSTNQSVDGSFQSQTQSSSSLSSLKHLLKKPHALPFLLLLLLLLTWVSLRLQYSSRFRHQQLGQDGHGDDDSKANLVRFKSGLPSAIAKDKRGWLLDPVSLALQFGVRGQMLTILGGAVSCSQVHIGEIRRGGIRGNHRHYSCNETFVIWGAKTKFRLENNQMDGRGYAEVTIGEDEVVVAASPSGTAHALVNVDTFRNTYFVGCQDDAEVFWWMLSSFVRLLFLPPLPLLLYM from the exons ATGGCAAACCCTAGGCGAAATTCCTACTCTACCAACCAAAGCGTGGACGGCTCATTTCAGTCTCAGACCCAAAGCTCGTCTTCACTCTCATCTTTGAAGCACTTACTGAAAAAACCCCATGCATTACCTTTTCTTCTATTGTTGCTGCTGTTGCTGACATGGGTTTCACTCAGATTGCAGTATTCTTCTCGTTTTCGGCATCAGCAATTGGGCCAAGATGGTCATGGCGATGACGATTCTAAGGCCAATCTTGTGAGATTCAAATCTGGGCTACCCTCAGCTATTGCCAAGGACAAGCGTGGCTGGCTGCTCGACCCCGTCTCTCTTGCGCTTCAGTTTGGCGTCAGAGGTCAGATGCTAACAATCTTAG GTGGAGCCGTGTCTTGTTCTCAAGTACACATTGGTGAAATTCGACGTGGTGGTATTAGGGGAAATCACAGACACTATTCCTGTAATGAAACATTTGTCATTTGGGGGGCGAAGACAAAATTCAGG TTGGAAAATAATCAGATGGATGGTAGAGGTTATGCTGAAGTGACAATTGGGGAAGACGAAGTAGTTGTTGCAGCTAGCCCCAGTGGAACAGCCCATGCTCTAGTAAATGTAGACACCTTCCGCAACACATACTTTGTGGGTTGCCAAGATG ATGCAGAAGTATTTTGGTGGATGCTATCTTCATTTGTTCGATTATTGTTTCTTCCTCCACTTCCAttattgttatatatgtaa
- the LOC108461770 gene encoding uncharacterized protein LOC108461770 isoform X1, with the protein MANPRRNSYSTNQSVDGSFQSQTQSSSSLSSLKHLLKKPHALPFLLLLLLLLTWVSLRLQYSSRFRHQQLGQDGHGDDDSKANLVRFKSGLPSAIAKDKRGWLLDPVSLALQFGVRGQMLTILGGAVSCSQVHIGEIRRGGIRGNHRHYSCNETFVIWGAKTKFRLENNQMDGRGYAEVTIGEDEVVVAASPSGTAHALVNVDTFRNTYFVGCQDGMVKSNSSNTDFNVWKNL; encoded by the exons ATGGCAAACCCTAGGCGAAATTCCTACTCTACCAACCAAAGCGTGGACGGCTCATTTCAGTCTCAGACCCAAAGCTCGTCTTCACTCTCATCTTTGAAGCACTTACTGAAAAAACCCCATGCATTACCTTTTCTTCTATTGTTGCTGCTGTTGCTGACATGGGTTTCACTCAGATTGCAGTATTCTTCTCGTTTTCGGCATCAGCAATTGGGCCAAGATGGTCATGGCGATGACGATTCTAAGGCCAATCTTGTGAGATTCAAATCTGGGCTACCCTCAGCTATTGCCAAGGACAAGCGTGGCTGGCTGCTCGACCCCGTCTCTCTTGCGCTTCAGTTTGGCGTCAGAGGTCAGATGCTAACAATCTTAG GTGGAGCCGTGTCTTGTTCTCAAGTACACATTGGTGAAATTCGACGTGGTGGTATTAGGGGAAATCACAGACACTATTCCTGTAATGAAACATTTGTCATTTGGGGGGCGAAGACAAAATTCAGG TTGGAAAATAATCAGATGGATGGTAGAGGTTATGCTGAAGTGACAATTGGGGAAGACGAAGTAGTTGTTGCAGCTAGCCCCAGTGGAACAGCCCATGCTCTAGTAAATGTAGACACCTTCCGCAACACATACTTTGTGGGTTGCCAAGATGGTATGGTGAAGTCTAATAGCTCAAATACTGATTTTAACGTCTGGAAAAATCTTTGA
- the LOC108461770 gene encoding uncharacterized protein LOC108461770 isoform X2, whose amino-acid sequence MANPRRNSYSTNQSVDGSFQSQTQSSSSLSSLKHLLKKPHALPFLLLLLLLLTWVSLRLQYSSRFRHQQLGQDGHGDDDSKANLVRFKSGLPSAIAKDKRGWLLDPVSLALQFGVRGGAVSCSQVHIGEIRRGGIRGNHRHYSCNETFVIWGAKTKFRLENNQMDGRGYAEVTIGEDEVVVAASPSGTAHALVNVDTFRNTYFVGCQDGMVKSNSSNTDFNVWKNL is encoded by the exons ATGGCAAACCCTAGGCGAAATTCCTACTCTACCAACCAAAGCGTGGACGGCTCATTTCAGTCTCAGACCCAAAGCTCGTCTTCACTCTCATCTTTGAAGCACTTACTGAAAAAACCCCATGCATTACCTTTTCTTCTATTGTTGCTGCTGTTGCTGACATGGGTTTCACTCAGATTGCAGTATTCTTCTCGTTTTCGGCATCAGCAATTGGGCCAAGATGGTCATGGCGATGACGATTCTAAGGCCAATCTTGTGAGATTCAAATCTGGGCTACCCTCAGCTATTGCCAAGGACAAGCGTGGCTGGCTGCTCGACCCCGTCTCTCTTGCGCTTCAGTTTGGCGTCAGAG GTGGAGCCGTGTCTTGTTCTCAAGTACACATTGGTGAAATTCGACGTGGTGGTATTAGGGGAAATCACAGACACTATTCCTGTAATGAAACATTTGTCATTTGGGGGGCGAAGACAAAATTCAGG TTGGAAAATAATCAGATGGATGGTAGAGGTTATGCTGAAGTGACAATTGGGGAAGACGAAGTAGTTGTTGCAGCTAGCCCCAGTGGAACAGCCCATGCTCTAGTAAATGTAGACACCTTCCGCAACACATACTTTGTGGGTTGCCAAGATGGTATGGTGAAGTCTAATAGCTCAAATACTGATTTTAACGTCTGGAAAAATCTTTGA
- the LOC108461770 gene encoding uncharacterized protein LOC108461770 isoform X3, with protein MANPRRNSYSTNQSVDGSFQSQTQSSSSLSSLKHLLKKPHALPFLLLLLLLLTWVSLRLQYSSRFRHQQLGQDGHGDDDSKANLVRFKSGLPSAIAKDKRGWLLDPVSLALQFGVRGQMLTILGGAVSCSQVHIGEIRRGGIRGNHRHYSCNETFVIWGAKTKFRKYRYHAVAQMEVYERCSRHS; from the exons ATGGCAAACCCTAGGCGAAATTCCTACTCTACCAACCAAAGCGTGGACGGCTCATTTCAGTCTCAGACCCAAAGCTCGTCTTCACTCTCATCTTTGAAGCACTTACTGAAAAAACCCCATGCATTACCTTTTCTTCTATTGTTGCTGCTGTTGCTGACATGGGTTTCACTCAGATTGCAGTATTCTTCTCGTTTTCGGCATCAGCAATTGGGCCAAGATGGTCATGGCGATGACGATTCTAAGGCCAATCTTGTGAGATTCAAATCTGGGCTACCCTCAGCTATTGCCAAGGACAAGCGTGGCTGGCTGCTCGACCCCGTCTCTCTTGCGCTTCAGTTTGGCGTCAGAGGTCAGATGCTAACAATCTTAG GTGGAGCCGTGTCTTGTTCTCAAGTACACATTGGTGAAATTCGACGTGGTGGTATTAGGGGAAATCACAGACACTATTCCTGTAATGAAACATTTGTCATTTGGGGGGCGAAGACAAAATTCAGG AAATATCGGTATCATGCAGTAGCACAGATGGAAGTGTATGAAAGATGTTCTAGACATAGTTGA